A stretch of the Haloarcula ordinaria genome encodes the following:
- the thrC gene encoding threonine synthase, with protein MDLALNCYACGSDGQLADGTRCACGEPYWLETDARGFEWPDTAERSLWRYRDLLPPVDPERLAAVAGGTPLVRASRLDDDVGARVHVKYEGANPTGTFKDRGSAVGVAVAEASGASAVGTVSHGNMARSMAAHAASAGLDCVVLVPADIPAERLGLIARFDPTILRVEGGYDRLYGASLRVGREHGVRFVNSDTPLRVAGQQTTGLEILEAFAPDGPDAIVVPVSSGGHASGLWKAVRELESAGHLADPPALYFVQAAACAPIAEAWAREANAVAPVEAGETVAYSIANTDPPSGNRVLAAASDTGGAVLAVDDDAILAARRTLAERTGLFVESACATALAGARDLAAAGAFVPEDDVVLVATGTGFTERDVDPVGPAPRTVHVDALDGALESVLS; from the coding sequence ATGGACCTCGCGCTGAACTGTTACGCCTGTGGTTCGGACGGCCAGCTCGCCGACGGCACTCGCTGTGCCTGCGGCGAGCCGTACTGGCTCGAGACCGACGCGAGGGGCTTCGAGTGGCCGGACACCGCGGAGCGCTCGCTGTGGCGGTACCGCGACCTGCTGCCGCCGGTCGACCCCGAGAGATTGGCCGCGGTCGCCGGGGGGACGCCGCTGGTCCGGGCCAGCCGACTCGACGACGACGTCGGTGCCCGCGTCCACGTCAAGTACGAGGGCGCGAACCCGACGGGGACGTTCAAGGACCGCGGCAGCGCCGTGGGCGTCGCCGTCGCCGAGGCGTCGGGCGCGTCGGCCGTCGGCACCGTCTCGCACGGCAACATGGCCCGGTCGATGGCGGCCCACGCGGCGAGCGCCGGTCTCGACTGCGTGGTGCTCGTCCCGGCGGACATCCCGGCCGAGCGCCTGGGCCTCATCGCCCGCTTCGATCCGACCATCCTCCGCGTCGAGGGCGGCTACGACCGCCTCTACGGGGCGTCGCTGCGGGTCGGGCGCGAGCACGGCGTCCGCTTCGTCAACTCCGACACGCCGCTCCGGGTCGCCGGGCAGCAGACGACCGGCCTCGAGATTCTGGAGGCCTTCGCGCCCGACGGGCCGGACGCGATCGTAGTCCCCGTCTCCAGCGGCGGCCACGCGAGCGGGCTCTGGAAGGCAGTCCGCGAGCTGGAATCGGCCGGGCACCTCGCCGACCCACCGGCGCTGTACTTCGTTCAGGCAGCGGCGTGTGCGCCCATCGCCGAGGCGTGGGCGCGGGAGGCCAACGCCGTCGCGCCCGTCGAAGCCGGGGAGACGGTGGCGTACTCTATCGCGAACACCGACCCGCCCAGCGGGAACCGGGTGCTCGCGGCCGCCAGTGACACCGGCGGTGCCGTCCTCGCCGTCGACGACGACGCCATCCTCGCGGCCCGCCGGACGCTCGCCGAGCGGACCGGTCTGTTCGTCGAGTCGGCCTGCGCGACGGCGCTGGCCGGCGCCCGTGACCTGGCGGCCGCCGGGGCGTTCGTGCCCGAGGACGACGTGGTCTTGGTCGCCACTGGCACCGGCTTCACCGAACGCGACGTCGACCCGGTCGGCCCCGCCCCCCGAACCGTCCACGTCGACGCACTCGACGGGGCACTCGAGTCAGTCCTCTCCTGA
- the malQ gene encoding 4-alpha-glucanotransferase, translating into MRFQRQSGLFLHHTSLPSPHGVGDLGAGARRFVDFLERADQSLWQFCPLGPTSAELGNSPYQSFSAFAGNPLLVDLRDLGERGYLTDGELEPPGGVSEHSVNYETVGSFKRDRLRTAFERFDEDATGADRESFEAFREREAGWIDGYSLFMALKSHFDGRLWTEWPDAVKTRQPDALDKYREELADEVGYHEFVQWVFDEQWQALYEYASDAGVKLVGDLPIYVALDSADVWAAPEAFQLTEENDPAVVAGVPPNPDDSGQRWGNPLYDWDRLAENDYDWWIDRLERLFELVDITRIDHFKGFDEYWAIPAESDDPADGEWRQGPEADFFETVEAELGDLPFFAEDLGFIDESMISLRDRFEFPGMRVPQYADWCEGGHMYQPMHFPENAVGYTSTHDTDTVVGYYRDLDDRQRDCLHYNLGTDGSDINWDIIEAVWNSNAVVAMTTMQDLLGLDSDARFNLPGTATGNWQWRVTEAAFDEDVAERLRQVTDRTIR; encoded by the coding sequence ATGAGATTCCAACGACAGAGTGGACTCTTCCTCCACCACACGTCGCTCCCGAGCCCGCACGGGGTCGGGGACCTGGGGGCCGGCGCTCGCCGGTTCGTCGACTTCCTCGAACGGGCCGACCAGTCGCTGTGGCAGTTCTGCCCGCTCGGACCGACGTCGGCCGAGCTCGGTAACTCGCCGTACCAGTCGTTCTCGGCGTTCGCCGGGAACCCGCTGCTCGTCGACCTGCGCGACCTCGGCGAGCGGGGGTACCTGACCGACGGCGAACTCGAACCGCCCGGAGGCGTCTCCGAACACTCGGTGAACTACGAGACAGTCGGCTCGTTCAAGCGCGACCGGCTGCGGACGGCCTTCGAGCGCTTCGACGAGGACGCGACCGGGGCCGACCGCGAGTCCTTCGAGGCGTTCCGTGAGCGCGAAGCAGGGTGGATCGACGGTTATTCCCTGTTCATGGCGCTCAAGTCCCACTTCGACGGCCGGCTCTGGACCGAGTGGCCCGATGCGGTCAAGACTCGCCAGCCCGACGCGCTCGACAAGTACCGCGAGGAGCTGGCCGACGAGGTGGGTTACCACGAGTTCGTCCAGTGGGTATTCGACGAGCAGTGGCAGGCCCTCTACGAGTACGCCAGCGATGCCGGCGTCAAGCTCGTCGGCGACCTGCCCATCTACGTCGCGCTGGACTCCGCCGACGTCTGGGCGGCGCCCGAGGCGTTCCAGTTGACCGAGGAAAACGACCCCGCCGTGGTCGCTGGCGTCCCGCCGAACCCGGACGACAGCGGTCAGCGCTGGGGGAATCCGCTGTACGACTGGGACCGGCTGGCCGAGAACGACTACGACTGGTGGATCGACCGCCTCGAGCGACTGTTCGAACTGGTCGACATCACGCGCATCGACCACTTCAAAGGGTTCGACGAGTACTGGGCCATCCCAGCCGAATCCGACGACCCCGCCGACGGCGAATGGCGTCAGGGTCCCGAGGCGGACTTCTTCGAGACGGTCGAGGCCGAACTCGGCGACCTCCCCTTCTTCGCGGAGGACCTCGGCTTCATCGACGAGAGCATGATATCGCTGCGCGACCGCTTCGAGTTCCCCGGTATGCGCGTCCCGCAGTACGCCGACTGGTGTGAGGGCGGCCACATGTACCAGCCGATGCACTTCCCGGAGAACGCCGTCGGCTACACCTCGACGCACGACACCGACACCGTCGTCGGCTACTACCGGGACCTCGACGACCGCCAGCGCGACTGTCTCCACTACAACCTCGGCACCGACGGGAGCGACATCAACTGGGATATCATCGAGGCGGTGTGGAATTCCAACGCCGTCGTCGCCATGACGACGATGCAGGACCTCCTGGGACTGGACAGCGACGCCCGGTTCAACCTCCCCGGGACCGCGACGGGCAACTGGCAGTGGCGGGTCACCGAGGCGGCGTTCGACGAGGACGTCGCCGAGCGCCTGCGCCAGGTGACCGACCGGACGATCCGGTAG
- a CDS encoding glycosyltransferase family 4 protein, giving the protein MPPKVLMLGWGFPPNITGGLDTAIGELFEVMQPRDDVQFELVLPDEYAPEGRENIHGVPTGKGDIITRIGRLAGAFADHAEDADIIHTNDWFGYNPGSRAKSAHDVEWVTTFHSLSSDRNVNPPEREVETEQRVADRSDHLIAVSNFTAGKIKAEYGADSTVIYNGFSSVESTGRDIKAELDIDGKMLFFVGRHTDQKGISYLLYALTKLKRDDVTLVLGGSGHLTDQLKRFAELLGVEDQVRFPGYVPQEELGDYYANADLFVSPSLAEPFGITYVEALSVGTRVLACENGAGEILPDDCVIEVEPNSDSIAEGIEYALEIDTPIEYEERTWDDVGEEHVAFYHDILDDAA; this is encoded by the coding sequence ATGCCACCCAAAGTGCTGATGCTTGGCTGGGGGTTCCCACCGAACATCACCGGCGGCCTCGATACGGCTATCGGCGAACTGTTCGAAGTGATGCAGCCCCGCGACGACGTCCAGTTCGAACTGGTGTTGCCCGACGAGTACGCACCGGAGGGGCGCGAGAACATCCACGGCGTCCCGACCGGGAAGGGAGACATCATCACCCGCATCGGTCGCCTGGCGGGCGCGTTCGCCGACCACGCCGAGGACGCGGACATCATCCACACCAACGACTGGTTCGGGTACAACCCCGGGTCGAGAGCGAAATCGGCCCACGACGTCGAGTGGGTGACGACGTTCCACTCGCTGTCGTCGGACCGGAACGTCAACCCCCCCGAGCGCGAGGTCGAGACCGAACAGCGCGTCGCAGACCGGTCGGACCATCTCATCGCGGTCAGCAACTTCACCGCCGGCAAGATAAAGGCCGAGTACGGGGCCGACTCGACGGTCATCTACAACGGCTTCTCCTCCGTCGAGTCGACCGGCCGGGACATCAAGGCGGAACTCGACATCGACGGGAAGATGCTCTTCTTCGTCGGGCGCCACACCGACCAGAAGGGAATCTCCTATCTCCTCTACGCCCTCACGAAGCTCAAGCGCGACGACGTCACGCTCGTGCTGGGGGGCTCCGGCCACCTCACCGACCAGCTCAAGCGGTTCGCGGAACTCCTCGGTGTCGAAGACCAGGTCCGGTTCCCGGGGTACGTCCCCCAGGAGGAACTGGGCGACTACTACGCGAACGCCGACCTCTTCGTCTCGCCGTCGCTCGCGGAACCGTTCGGTATCACCTACGTCGAGGCGCTCTCGGTCGGGACGCGCGTCCTTGCCTGTGAGAACGGTGCCGGCGAGATTCTGCCCGACGACTGCGTCATCGAGGTGGAACCCAACTCGGACTCCATCGCCGAGGGTATCGAGTACGCTCTGGAGATAGACACGCCGATCGAGTACGAGGAGCGGACCTGGGACGACGTCGGCGAGGAACACGTCGCGTTCTACCACGATATCCTCGACGACGCGGCGTGA
- a CDS encoding DUF7510 family protein: protein MDDPTDTADTGAEVADEEPVSFEMDIVDGETRIVVSGDRDTAVVVVSASGEKIYLPPEDFERSAIEGRQTPYDSPYQSRSGSGDSPYDSHPDATSVSGLEPTADGYIIQHPEPVQDVRFLR from the coding sequence ATGGACGACCCAACCGACACCGCCGATACAGGGGCCGAGGTGGCGGACGAAGAGCCCGTCTCCTTCGAGATGGACATCGTCGACGGCGAGACGCGCATCGTGGTCTCGGGCGACCGGGACACCGCCGTCGTCGTCGTGTCGGCTTCCGGCGAGAAAATCTACCTCCCCCCGGAGGACTTCGAGCGCTCGGCCATCGAGGGGCGCCAGACGCCCTACGATAGCCCCTACCAGTCGCGCAGCGGGAGCGGTGACAGCCCGTACGACTCACACCCGGACGCCACGTCCGTCTCCGGCCTCGAACCGACCGCTGACGGCTACATCATCCAGCATCCCGAGCCGGTGCAGGACGTCAGATTCCTGCGCTGA
- a CDS encoding glycoside hydrolase family 15 protein, which yields MRLRTALNDYKRDRSDPARYPGERQTVEGAFSGHGDRLVHVDPNGSLRDFSAPLSELYGIDRSRLGIRTETDTYWFDDLDTIRQHYYRETNLVETEYDMGEFTVHQYDLTLGRAHVTHVELRGAIPSQAHLVAFMTLAPEGQEARVARLIHEDGGPSGSKAVEVFHHHEHDYVTASTGLDEVHGQVPEQFDEILDDEALTFPRDVASRRYEDTHLSGDILVTAPLEQTGRAARTSLVTQLSDHDEIDREDALADLRHCVSAHETSDDLRAAARDRTSVSVPEESPRPSLVRTDLRVLDLLLAPTGAHISAPDFDPFYVNSGGYGYCWFGEDATIASNLLAVDDSVGLDITDRLRQKAAFYCAGQLPDGTWPHRVWASDGELAPGWANARVEHDETSGEYQAHQSAQVTTFLARYLRTRGDDVSETLRSEIRETLEDAVAAMDDSLDQNGLPELCQNLWEDAMGQFTHTAARYIEAYAEVSRAPVGEGLQSTAAVRAEQLFASLDELWDDSAGSFAQRLDGNGIPDRRLDASTFALVDAFRAYASLDDVTLSEADLDRLTSHVGSLLNGLYRNPPGNPVGGLVRFEGDRWRTMDQPAEKIWTLTTAMGAAAAAELGVLLEGYGRNGEAFFKRGSDLYNLLRADGPLTSEVGYLAAQVFDDGTLDGATPLGTAHVFRLRATTILGEQNALPTAPAPTGPEERLRWTTGEKYGLGTVADHGSPDPSRVWFTLTEGALTEARFPRIDLMNLRTLDFLVRCRDEEYVVRTHKENRRRSGTDTVDRRVEPTADDALLFKHVITEQSDGHGHEWSLTVEYAADPEHDAIVADVQFEAHDGKSYDVFAVADTALSTTGEGERGLRLSGSTGHHLVARAAAAYTQSPSPPLLVDENDEGYSVALALAAEQRFDWATVGVAGDEHLQAVFSEDALPEGRDTVESDHVVLVGRLGSGTETDTRIALGFAGKADTAAALGEAEGALATGYDPIRTGYRDSWQSFLADKALPASVSDDQRLAAQYRSALMTLLAVEDKGYAGASVASPSVPWGEVVTASKSQGTGYNFVWSRDLYQVFTVFDAVDGLDRAIEHLEFIYEYQQQPDGFVPQNTYVNGETRWVGEQMDNVSFPQVMAYHLWERGVTFDDVAYDFENLRLSADYVAQNGPATSQERWEEEAGYSPSTIAAEIAGLVCAGTVAMDTGHEADALSWFALADQWTNVVESWTATETGTEKHDRTPYYVRVTRDGDPESGTKRALANDGPTLDERDIIDGGFLELIRLGIKPWDDQVVRNSIAEVDKTIRVDLDGNAAFYRYNGDGYGERERGDQGGPWSVDHNGKGRLWPLLTGERGEYELHTDEHAPGDHPQELLESMASFANSGRMLAEQVWDRQYTTDYDWEPGEGTGAATPLAWAMAQFVRLAHGIDAGEPVETPAVVRERYLEREVHEQDRSPALRVDTRFRGDEIIFSGKTTGELVAVKTPVDSALVEPDGGEFEVGLEMEYGENTCIVAAASQRDLEQAGTTVSRITL from the coding sequence ATGCGGCTGCGCACAGCGCTCAACGACTACAAGCGCGACCGGTCGGACCCCGCCCGGTACCCCGGAGAACGGCAGACTGTGGAGGGTGCCTTCTCCGGCCACGGCGACCGGCTGGTACACGTCGACCCGAACGGCTCTCTCCGCGACTTCTCGGCCCCGCTATCCGAGCTGTACGGCATCGACCGCTCTCGGCTGGGTATCAGGACAGAGACGGACACCTACTGGTTCGACGACCTCGACACGATACGCCAGCACTACTACCGCGAGACGAACCTCGTCGAGACGGAGTACGACATGGGCGAGTTCACCGTCCACCAGTACGACCTGACGCTGGGTCGGGCCCACGTCACGCACGTGGAGCTCCGCGGGGCGATTCCGTCACAGGCCCACCTCGTCGCGTTCATGACGCTCGCACCGGAGGGCCAGGAGGCACGCGTCGCCCGGCTCATCCACGAGGACGGTGGGCCAAGCGGGAGCAAAGCGGTCGAAGTGTTCCACCACCACGAGCACGACTACGTGACCGCCTCGACGGGGCTCGACGAGGTCCACGGCCAGGTCCCCGAACAGTTCGACGAGATACTCGACGACGAGGCACTCACCTTCCCCCGCGACGTGGCCTCCAGGCGCTACGAGGACACGCACCTGAGCGGCGACATCCTCGTGACCGCGCCGCTGGAACAGACCGGGCGAGCGGCGCGGACGTCGCTCGTCACCCAGCTGTCCGACCACGACGAGATAGACCGCGAGGACGCGCTCGCGGACCTCAGACACTGCGTGTCGGCCCACGAGACGTCCGACGACCTCCGGGCGGCGGCCCGCGACCGGACGTCGGTGAGCGTGCCCGAGGAGTCGCCACGCCCCTCGCTGGTCCGAACCGACCTGCGGGTGCTCGACCTCCTGCTCGCCCCGACCGGCGCGCACATCTCGGCGCCCGACTTCGACCCCTTCTACGTGAACTCCGGCGGCTACGGCTACTGCTGGTTCGGCGAGGACGCCACTATCGCGAGCAACCTGCTGGCCGTCGACGACAGCGTCGGCCTCGACATCACCGACCGACTCCGCCAGAAGGCTGCGTTCTACTGCGCCGGGCAGTTACCCGACGGGACCTGGCCCCACCGCGTCTGGGCGTCGGACGGGGAACTGGCGCCGGGGTGGGCCAACGCCAGAGTGGAACACGACGAGACGTCCGGCGAGTACCAGGCCCACCAGTCGGCGCAGGTGACCACCTTCCTCGCAAGGTACCTCCGGACACGGGGCGACGACGTCTCCGAGACGCTCCGGAGCGAGATACGGGAGACGCTCGAGGACGCCGTCGCGGCCATGGACGATTCGCTGGACCAGAACGGGCTGCCGGAGCTCTGTCAGAACCTCTGGGAGGACGCGATGGGACAGTTCACCCACACCGCGGCCAGATACATCGAAGCCTACGCCGAGGTCAGTCGAGCGCCGGTCGGCGAGGGACTGCAGTCGACTGCGGCGGTCAGGGCCGAACAGCTGTTCGCGTCGTTGGACGAGCTGTGGGACGACTCAGCGGGGTCGTTCGCCCAGCGGCTGGACGGCAACGGGATTCCCGACCGGCGTCTCGACGCCTCCACGTTCGCGCTGGTCGACGCCTTCAGGGCCTACGCCTCACTCGACGACGTCACGCTCTCCGAGGCGGACCTGGACCGGCTGACGAGCCACGTCGGCTCGCTGCTCAACGGGCTGTACCGGAACCCGCCGGGGAACCCCGTCGGCGGCCTCGTCAGGTTCGAGGGCGACCGCTGGCGGACCATGGACCAGCCGGCCGAGAAGATATGGACGCTCACGACGGCGATGGGTGCGGCGGCCGCCGCCGAGCTCGGGGTACTCCTCGAGGGGTACGGCCGAAACGGCGAGGCCTTCTTCAAGCGCGGCAGCGACCTGTACAACCTCCTGCGCGCGGACGGCCCGCTGACGAGCGAGGTCGGTTACCTCGCGGCCCAGGTGTTCGACGACGGCACGCTCGACGGTGCGACCCCGCTGGGGACGGCCCACGTCTTCAGACTCCGAGCGACGACGATTCTGGGCGAACAGAACGCCCTCCCGACGGCGCCGGCCCCGACAGGGCCCGAAGAGCGACTCCGGTGGACCACGGGCGAGAAGTACGGCCTGGGGACCGTCGCGGACCACGGGAGTCCCGACCCCTCGCGGGTGTGGTTCACGCTCACCGAGGGCGCACTGACCGAGGCACGGTTCCCGCGAATCGACCTGATGAACCTCCGGACGCTCGACTTCCTCGTCAGGTGTCGGGACGAGGAGTACGTCGTCAGGACACACAAGGAGAACCGCCGCCGGAGCGGCACGGACACCGTCGACCGGCGCGTCGAACCGACGGCCGACGACGCCCTGCTGTTCAAGCACGTCATCACCGAACAGAGCGACGGCCACGGCCACGAGTGGTCGCTGACCGTCGAGTACGCCGCCGACCCGGAACACGACGCTATCGTCGCCGACGTCCAGTTCGAGGCGCACGACGGGAAGTCCTACGACGTGTTCGCAGTCGCCGACACCGCCCTGAGCACGACCGGTGAGGGGGAGCGCGGCCTGCGCCTCTCCGGGTCGACCGGGCACCACCTCGTCGCGCGCGCCGCAGCGGCGTACACCCAGTCCCCGAGCCCCCCACTGCTGGTCGACGAGAACGACGAGGGATACTCGGTGGCCCTCGCACTCGCAGCGGAACAGCGGTTCGACTGGGCGACCGTCGGCGTCGCCGGCGACGAGCACCTGCAGGCCGTCTTCTCGGAGGACGCGCTCCCCGAAGGCCGGGACACCGTGGAGAGCGACCACGTCGTGCTCGTCGGCCGCCTCGGGAGCGGGACGGAGACAGACACCCGCATCGCGCTGGGATTCGCGGGCAAGGCCGACACCGCGGCGGCGCTCGGCGAAGCGGAGGGCGCACTGGCGACCGGGTACGACCCCATCCGGACCGGCTATCGGGACAGCTGGCAGTCGTTCCTCGCCGACAAGGCGCTCCCGGCATCCGTCAGCGACGACCAGCGACTCGCCGCCCAGTACCGGAGCGCGCTGATGACGCTCCTGGCCGTCGAAGACAAGGGCTACGCCGGGGCGTCGGTCGCGTCGCCCTCGGTTCCCTGGGGAGAGGTCGTCACAGCGTCGAAATCCCAGGGGACGGGGTACAACTTCGTCTGGTCGCGTGACCTCTATCAGGTCTTCACCGTCTTCGACGCCGTCGACGGGCTGGACCGGGCCATCGAGCACCTGGAGTTCATCTACGAGTACCAGCAGCAACCGGACGGGTTCGTTCCCCAGAACACGTACGTCAACGGTGAGACACGCTGGGTGGGCGAGCAGATGGACAACGTCTCGTTCCCCCAGGTGATGGCCTACCACCTCTGGGAGCGCGGCGTGACCTTCGACGACGTGGCCTACGACTTCGAGAACCTGCGGCTGTCGGCCGACTACGTCGCGCAGAACGGCCCCGCGACCTCCCAGGAGCGCTGGGAGGAAGAGGCGGGCTACTCGCCGTCGACCATCGCAGCGGAGATCGCCGGTCTGGTCTGTGCCGGGACAGTGGCGATGGACACCGGACACGAGGCGGACGCGCTCTCGTGGTTCGCCCTGGCCGACCAGTGGACGAACGTCGTCGAGTCCTGGACCGCGACGGAGACGGGGACCGAGAAACACGACCGGACGCCGTACTACGTCCGGGTGACCCGCGACGGCGACCCCGAGTCGGGGACGAAACGGGCGCTCGCGAACGACGGTCCCACCCTCGACGAACGGGACATCATCGACGGGGGATTCCTCGAACTCATCCGCCTCGGCATCAAGCCCTGGGACGACCAGGTCGTCAGGAACTCCATCGCCGAGGTGGACAAGACGATTCGGGTCGACCTCGACGGGAACGCGGCGTTCTACCGGTACAACGGCGACGGCTACGGGGAGCGCGAACGGGGCGACCAGGGCGGGCCGTGGTCGGTCGACCACAACGGCAAGGGACGGCTCTGGCCGCTGTTGACCGGCGAGCGCGGCGAGTACGAACTGCACACCGACGAGCACGCGCCCGGTGACCACCCACAGGAACTGCTCGAGTCGATGGCCTCGTTCGCGAACTCCGGACGGATGCTGGCCGAGCAGGTGTGGGACCGCCAGTACACGACCGACTACGACTGGGAACCGGGCGAAGGGACGGGTGCGGCGACGCCGCTCGCGTGGGCGATGGCCCAGTTCGTCCGCCTGGCCCACGGCATCGACGCCGGAGAGCCGGTCGAGACGCCGGCCGTCGTCCGCGAGCGCTACCTGGAGCGCGAGGTCCACGAGCAGGACCGGAGTCCAGCGCTCCGCGTCGATACGCGGTTCCGCGGCGACGAGATAATCTTCAGCGGGAAGACGACGGGCGAGCTCGTCGCCGTGAAGACGCCGGTGGACTCGGCGCTCGTCGAGCCCGACGGCGGCGAGTTCGAGGTCGGCCTCGAGATGGAGTACGGGGAGAACACCTGTATAGTGGCCGCCGCGTCCCAGCGGGACCTCGAACAGGCCGGGACGACCGTCTCCCGTATCACGCTGTGA
- a CDS encoding CPBP family intramembrane glutamic endopeptidase: MEAVSRERPAVRSAVALVAAVGLGGGGLFLGFVLALVAALALTAAGIEVTPVRFLVLSLVFVQGVGSAGVALTYRKYRPRLAPKVRSLLGLTDGVSSLSLPAAVPSIGQVVIVGVGYVAALGAAMVGGLVVSTLDVQTGQNAAAELGMQNPDVLLLLIPASILVIGPGEELLFRGVVQGRLREVFGWKVAVVLASVIFAGLHWFALSGGSATGNLVVLGVLLGPAIVFGLAYEYTDNIVVPSLIHGIYNATLFTALYVSITSGMMPEATLLL, translated from the coding sequence ATGGAAGCAGTCTCCCGTGAACGACCGGCGGTCAGGTCGGCGGTGGCGCTCGTCGCCGCCGTCGGCCTCGGTGGCGGCGGTCTCTTTCTGGGGTTCGTCCTCGCCCTGGTCGCCGCGCTCGCCCTCACTGCGGCCGGAATCGAGGTGACACCCGTCCGGTTCCTGGTCCTCAGCCTGGTGTTCGTCCAGGGTGTCGGCTCCGCCGGCGTCGCCCTGACCTATCGGAAGTATCGCCCGCGACTCGCCCCGAAGGTTCGGTCCCTGCTCGGACTGACCGACGGGGTCTCGTCGCTCTCGCTCCCCGCGGCGGTCCCGTCAATCGGCCAGGTGGTCATCGTCGGTGTCGGCTACGTCGCCGCGCTCGGTGCCGCCATGGTCGGGGGGCTCGTCGTCTCGACGCTGGACGTCCAGACGGGCCAGAACGCCGCGGCGGAGCTCGGGATGCAGAACCCGGACGTGCTCCTGTTGCTCATTCCGGCGTCGATTCTCGTCATCGGACCCGGCGAGGAGCTGCTCTTCCGCGGCGTCGTCCAGGGGCGACTCCGTGAGGTGTTCGGCTGGAAGGTCGCCGTCGTCCTGGCGAGCGTCATCTTCGCCGGCCTCCACTGGTTCGCGCTGAGCGGCGGGTCGGCCACCGGGAACCTCGTCGTCCTCGGCGTGTTGCTCGGCCCGGCTATCGTCTTCGGCCTCGCCTACGAGTACACCGACAACATCGTCGTCCCGTCACTCATCCACGGTATCTACAACGCGACGCTGTTCACCGCGCTGTACGTCTCCATCACCTCCGGCATGATGCCGGAAGCGACGCTGCTGCTCTGA
- a CDS encoding DUF1684 domain-containing protein, with the protein MTNATDDWARRLRANRDEKDQFLAEHAQSPIPPDERDSFDGLNYYDPDPDYRVEATVTVHEDPDPVEMDTTAGRTVRYLRVATLAFDIDGEAHELQGYRQADDDTTSLFVPFRDKTTGQQTYEEGRYLELEADRELEDGDTFTVDFNLAYAPFCAYSETFDCPIPPEENWLETTVEAGERNR; encoded by the coding sequence ATGACCAACGCGACAGACGACTGGGCGCGGCGGCTCCGCGCGAACCGCGACGAGAAAGACCAGTTCCTCGCCGAGCATGCCCAGTCGCCGATACCCCCGGACGAACGCGACTCGTTCGACGGGCTGAACTACTACGACCCGGACCCGGACTACCGCGTCGAGGCGACGGTCACGGTCCACGAGGACCCGGACCCAGTCGAGATGGACACGACGGCCGGCCGGACGGTTCGATATCTGCGCGTCGCCACGCTCGCGTTCGACATCGACGGCGAGGCGCACGAACTCCAGGGGTATCGGCAGGCCGACGACGACACGACGTCGCTGTTCGTCCCCTTCCGGGACAAGACGACCGGGCAACAGACGTACGAGGAGGGTCGATACCTGGAGCTGGAAGCCGACCGCGAACTCGAGGACGGCGACACGTTCACCGTGGACTTCAACCTCGCGTACGCCCCGTTCTGTGCCTACAGCGAGACGTTCGACTGTCCGATTCCGCCCGAGGAGAACTGGCTCGAGACGACCGTCGAGGCCGGCGAGCGGAACCGATAG